In Callithrix jacchus isolate 240 chromosome 18, calJac240_pri, whole genome shotgun sequence, one DNA window encodes the following:
- the PEAR1 gene encoding platelet endothelial aggregation receptor 1 isoform X1, with protein sequence MDGRKHRGGWRLRFSRREAHGSDLCRQVLQAARCSAPAHSVPALGQASAMSLPLHPLLLLALGLGLAETLNPSDPNTCSFWESFTTTTKESHSRPFSLLPSEPCERPWEGAHTCPQPTVVYRTVYRQVVKTDHRQRLQCCQGFYESSGFCVPLCAQECVHGRCVAPNQCQCVPGWRGDDCSSECAPGMWGPQCDKPCICGNSSCDPKSGVCACLSGLQPPNCLQPCTPGYYGPACQFRCQCHGAPCDPQNGACFCPAERTGPSCDVSCLQGTAGFFCPSTHPCQNGGVFQAPKGSCSCPPGWMGIICSLPCPEGFHGPNCSQKCRCHNGGLCDRFTGQCRCAPGYTGDRCREECPVGRFGQDCAETCDCGPDARCFPANGACLCEHGFTGDRCTERLCPDGFYGLSCQAPCTCDPEHSLSCHPMNGECSCLPGWAGLHCNESCPQDTHGPGCQEHCLCLHGGVCQAASGLCQCAPGYTGPHCASLCPPDSYGVNCSSRCSCENAIACSPIDGECVCKEGWQRGNCSVPCPSGTWGFGCNASCQCAHEGVCSPQTGACTCTPGWHGARCQLPCPKGQFGEGCASHCDCDHSDGCDPVHGRCQCEAGWTGTRCHLSCPEGLWGVNCSNTCTCKNGGTCLPENGNCVCAPGFRGPSCQRSCQPGRYGKRCVPCKCGNHSSCHPSNGTCYCLAGWTGPDCSQPCPPGHWGENCAQPCQCHHGGTCHPQDGSCICPPGWTGPHCLQGCPLWTFGANCSQPCQCGPGEKCHPETGACVCPPGHSGAPCRIGIQEPFTVMPTTPVAYNSLGAVIGIAVLGSLVVALVALFIGYRHWQKGKEHHHLAVAYSSGRLDGSEYVMPDVPPSYSHYYSNPSYHTLSQCSLNPPPPNKVPSQLFASLQAPEWPGGAHGHDNHATLPADWKRRREHPPGPLDRGSSRLDRSYSYSNGPGPFYNKGLISEDGLGASVASLSSENPYATIRDLPSLPGGPRESSYMEMKGPPSGSPPRQPRQLQLRDSQRRRQPPPQRDSGTYEQPSPLIHDRDSVGPQPPLPPGLPPGHYDSPKNSHIPGHYDLPPVRHPPSPPLRRQDR encoded by the exons ATGGATGGGAGGAAGCAcagaggaggctggaggctgagatTCAGCCGGAGGGAG GCCCACGGCTCAGATCTCTGCAGACAGGTCCTCCAGGCTGCTCGCTGCAGCGCCCCTGCCCACTCTGTGCCAGCCCTGGGGCAGGCCTCTGCAATGTCACTGCCTCTGCACCCTCTTCTTCTCCTGgccctgggcctggggctggctgaaactctcaaccccagtGATCCCAACACCTGCAGCTTCTGGGAAAG cttcaccaccaccaccaaggaGTCCCACTCCCGCCCCTTCAGTCTGCTCCCCTCGGAGCCCTGCGAGCGCCCCTGGGAGGGCGCTCATACTTGCCCCCAGCCCAC GGTTGTGTACCGGACCGTGTACCGTCAGGTGGTGAAAACGGACCACCGCCAGCGCCTGCAGTGCTGTCAAGGATTCTATGAGAGCAGTGGTTTCTGTGTCC CACTCTGTGCCCAGGAGTGTGTCCATGGCCGTTGTGTGGCACCCAATCAGTGCCAATGTGTACCAGGCTGGCGGGGCGACGACTGTTCTAGTG AGTGTGCCCCAGGAATGTGGGGGCCACAGTGTGACAAGCCCTGCATCTGCGGCAACAGCTCCTGTGATCCCAAGAGTGGGGTATGTGCTTGCCTTTCTGGTCTGCAGCCCCCAAACTGCCTTCAGCCCTGTACCCCTGGGTACTATGGCCCTGCCTGCCAGTTCCGCTGCCAGTGCCATGGGGCACCCTGCGATCCCCAGAATGGAGCCTGCTTCTGCCCCGCAGAGAGAACTGGGCCCAG CTGTGATGTGTCCTGCCTCCAGGGCACTGCTGGCTTCTTCTGCCCCAGCACCCATCCTTGCCAAAATGGAGGTGTCTTCCAAGCCCCGAAGGGCTCCTGCAGCTGCCCCCCTGGCTGGATG GGCATCATCtgctccctgccctgcccagagGGCTTTCACGGACCCAACTGCTCCCAGAAATGTCGCTGTCACAACGGCGGCCTCTGCGACCGATTCACTGGGCAGTGCCGCTGCGCTCCGGGTTACACTGGGGATAG GTGCCGGGAGGAGTGCCCGGTGGGGCGCTTTGGGCAGGACTGTGCTGAGACGTGCGACTGCGGCCCGGACGCCCGCTGCTTCCCCGCCAACGGCGCGTGTCTGTGCGAACATGGCTTCACCGGGGACCGCTGCACCGAGCGCCTCTGCCCCGACGGCTTCTACGGTCTCAGCTGCCAGGCCCCCTGCACCTGCGACCCAGAGCACAGCCTCAG CTGCCACCCGATGAATGGGGAGTGCTCCTGCCTGCCGGGCTGGGCGGGCCTCCACTGCAATGAGAGCTGCCCGCAGGACACGCACGGGCCGGGGTGCCAGGAGCACTGTCTCTGTCTGCACGGCGGCGTCTGTCAGGCTGCCAGCGGCCTCTGCCAGTGCGCTCCGGGCTACACG GGCCCTCACTGTGCTAGTCTTTGTCCTCCGGACTCTTACGGTGTCAACTGTTCCTCACGCTGCTCCTGTGAAAATGCCATCGCTTGCTCACCCATCGACGGCGAGTGCGTCTGCAAGGAAG gtTGGCAGCGTGGTAACTGCTCTGTGCCCTGCCCATCTGGAACCTGGGGCTTTGGTTGCAATGCCAGCTGCCAGTGTGCCCATGAGGGAGTCTGCAGCCCCCAAACTGGAGCCTGTACCTGCACCCCTGGGTGGCATGGGGCCCGCTGCCAGCTGCCCTGCCCG AAGGGGCAATTTGGAGAAGGTTGTGCCAGTCACTGTGACTGTGACCACTCTGATGGCTGTGACCCGGTTCATGGACGCTGTCAGTGTGAGGCTGGCTGGACGG GCACCCGATGCCACCTGTCCTGCCCTGAGGGCTTATGGGGAGTCAACTGTAGCAACACCTGCACCTGCAAGAATGGGGGCACTTGCCTCCCTGAGAATGGCAACTGTGTGTGTGCACCCGGATTCCGAGGCCCCTCCTGCCAGAGAT CCTGTCAGCCTGGCCGCTACGGCAAACGCTGTGTGCCCTGCAAGTGCGGGAATCACTCTTCCTGCCACCCCTCGAACGGGACATGCTACTGCCTGGCTGGCTGGACAGGCCCTGACTGCTCCCAGC CATGCCCTCCAGGACACTGGGGAGAaaactgtgcccagccctgccaATGTCACCATGGTGGGACCTGCCATCCCCAGGATGGGAGCTGTATCTGccccccaggctggactggacCCCACTGCTTGCAAG GTTGCCCTCTGTGGACATTTGGTGCTAACTGCTCCCAGCCATGTCAGTGTGGTCCTGGGGAAAAGTGCCACCCGGAGACTGGGGCCTGTGTATGTCCCcccgggcacagtggtgcgccTTGCAGGATTG GAATCCAGGAGCCCTTTACTGTGATGCCTACCACTCCAGTGGCCTATAACTCGCTGGGTGCAGTGATTGGCATTGCAGTGCTGGGGTCCCTTGTGGTGGCCTTGGTGGCACTGTTCATTGGTTATCGGCATTGGCAAAAAGGCAAGGAGCACCACCACCTGGCAGTGGCCTACAGCAGCGGGCGGCTGGACGGCTCCGAGTATGTCATGCCAG ATGTCCCTCCAAGCTATAGTCACTACTACTCCAACCCCAGCTACCACACCCTGTCGCAGTGCTCCCTGAACCCCCCGCCCCCTAACAAG GTTCCCAGCCAGCTCTTTGCCAGCCTGCAGGCCCCTGAGTGGCCAGGTGGGGCCCACGGGCATGATAACCACGCCACCCTGCCTGCTGACTGGAAGCGCCGCCGGGAGCACCCTCCAGGGCCTCTGGACAGGG GAAGCAGCCGCCTGGACCGCAGCTACAGCTACAGCAATGGCCCAGGCCCATTCTATAATAAAG GGCTCATCTCTGAAGACGGGCTCGGGGCCAGCGTGGCTTCCCTGAGCAGTGAGAACCCCTATGCCACCATCCGGGACCTGCCCAGCCTGCCAGGGGGACCCCGGGAGAGCAGCTACATGGAAATGAAAGGTCCCCCTTCAGGATCTCCCCCCAGGCAGCCTCGTCAGCTCCAGCTCCGGGACAGCCAGAGGCGGCGGCAGCCCCCGCCACAGAGAGACAGTGGCACCTACGAGCAGCCCAGCCCCCTGATCCATG ACCGAGACTCTGTGGGCCCCCAGCCCCCTCTGCCTCCGGGCCTACCTCCCGGCCACTATGACTCACCCAAGAACAGCCACATCCCCGGACATTATGACCTGCCTCCAGTACGGCATCCCCCATCACCTCCACTTCGACGCCAGGACCGGTGA
- the PEAR1 gene encoding platelet endothelial aggregation receptor 1 isoform X2, producing MSLPLHPLLLLALGLGLAETLNPSDPNTCSFWESFTTTTKESHSRPFSLLPSEPCERPWEGAHTCPQPTVVYRTVYRQVVKTDHRQRLQCCQGFYESSGFCVPLCAQECVHGRCVAPNQCQCVPGWRGDDCSSECAPGMWGPQCDKPCICGNSSCDPKSGVCACLSGLQPPNCLQPCTPGYYGPACQFRCQCHGAPCDPQNGACFCPAERTGPSCDVSCLQGTAGFFCPSTHPCQNGGVFQAPKGSCSCPPGWMGIICSLPCPEGFHGPNCSQKCRCHNGGLCDRFTGQCRCAPGYTGDRCREECPVGRFGQDCAETCDCGPDARCFPANGACLCEHGFTGDRCTERLCPDGFYGLSCQAPCTCDPEHSLSCHPMNGECSCLPGWAGLHCNESCPQDTHGPGCQEHCLCLHGGVCQAASGLCQCAPGYTGPHCASLCPPDSYGVNCSSRCSCENAIACSPIDGECVCKEGWQRGNCSVPCPSGTWGFGCNASCQCAHEGVCSPQTGACTCTPGWHGARCQLPCPKGQFGEGCASHCDCDHSDGCDPVHGRCQCEAGWTGTRCHLSCPEGLWGVNCSNTCTCKNGGTCLPENGNCVCAPGFRGPSCQRSCQPGRYGKRCVPCKCGNHSSCHPSNGTCYCLAGWTGPDCSQPCPPGHWGENCAQPCQCHHGGTCHPQDGSCICPPGWTGPHCLQGCPLWTFGANCSQPCQCGPGEKCHPETGACVCPPGHSGAPCRIGIQEPFTVMPTTPVAYNSLGAVIGIAVLGSLVVALVALFIGYRHWQKGKEHHHLAVAYSSGRLDGSEYVMPDVPPSYSHYYSNPSYHTLSQCSLNPPPPNKVPSQLFASLQAPEWPGGAHGHDNHATLPADWKRRREHPPGPLDRGSSRLDRSYSYSNGPGPFYNKGLISEDGLGASVASLSSENPYATIRDLPSLPGGPRESSYMEMKGPPSGSPPRQPRQLQLRDSQRRRQPPPQRDSGTYEQPSPLIHDRDSVGPQPPLPPGLPPGHYDSPKNSHIPGHYDLPPVRHPPSPPLRRQDR from the exons ATGTCACTGCCTCTGCACCCTCTTCTTCTCCTGgccctgggcctggggctggctgaaactctcaaccccagtGATCCCAACACCTGCAGCTTCTGGGAAAG cttcaccaccaccaccaaggaGTCCCACTCCCGCCCCTTCAGTCTGCTCCCCTCGGAGCCCTGCGAGCGCCCCTGGGAGGGCGCTCATACTTGCCCCCAGCCCAC GGTTGTGTACCGGACCGTGTACCGTCAGGTGGTGAAAACGGACCACCGCCAGCGCCTGCAGTGCTGTCAAGGATTCTATGAGAGCAGTGGTTTCTGTGTCC CACTCTGTGCCCAGGAGTGTGTCCATGGCCGTTGTGTGGCACCCAATCAGTGCCAATGTGTACCAGGCTGGCGGGGCGACGACTGTTCTAGTG AGTGTGCCCCAGGAATGTGGGGGCCACAGTGTGACAAGCCCTGCATCTGCGGCAACAGCTCCTGTGATCCCAAGAGTGGGGTATGTGCTTGCCTTTCTGGTCTGCAGCCCCCAAACTGCCTTCAGCCCTGTACCCCTGGGTACTATGGCCCTGCCTGCCAGTTCCGCTGCCAGTGCCATGGGGCACCCTGCGATCCCCAGAATGGAGCCTGCTTCTGCCCCGCAGAGAGAACTGGGCCCAG CTGTGATGTGTCCTGCCTCCAGGGCACTGCTGGCTTCTTCTGCCCCAGCACCCATCCTTGCCAAAATGGAGGTGTCTTCCAAGCCCCGAAGGGCTCCTGCAGCTGCCCCCCTGGCTGGATG GGCATCATCtgctccctgccctgcccagagGGCTTTCACGGACCCAACTGCTCCCAGAAATGTCGCTGTCACAACGGCGGCCTCTGCGACCGATTCACTGGGCAGTGCCGCTGCGCTCCGGGTTACACTGGGGATAG GTGCCGGGAGGAGTGCCCGGTGGGGCGCTTTGGGCAGGACTGTGCTGAGACGTGCGACTGCGGCCCGGACGCCCGCTGCTTCCCCGCCAACGGCGCGTGTCTGTGCGAACATGGCTTCACCGGGGACCGCTGCACCGAGCGCCTCTGCCCCGACGGCTTCTACGGTCTCAGCTGCCAGGCCCCCTGCACCTGCGACCCAGAGCACAGCCTCAG CTGCCACCCGATGAATGGGGAGTGCTCCTGCCTGCCGGGCTGGGCGGGCCTCCACTGCAATGAGAGCTGCCCGCAGGACACGCACGGGCCGGGGTGCCAGGAGCACTGTCTCTGTCTGCACGGCGGCGTCTGTCAGGCTGCCAGCGGCCTCTGCCAGTGCGCTCCGGGCTACACG GGCCCTCACTGTGCTAGTCTTTGTCCTCCGGACTCTTACGGTGTCAACTGTTCCTCACGCTGCTCCTGTGAAAATGCCATCGCTTGCTCACCCATCGACGGCGAGTGCGTCTGCAAGGAAG gtTGGCAGCGTGGTAACTGCTCTGTGCCCTGCCCATCTGGAACCTGGGGCTTTGGTTGCAATGCCAGCTGCCAGTGTGCCCATGAGGGAGTCTGCAGCCCCCAAACTGGAGCCTGTACCTGCACCCCTGGGTGGCATGGGGCCCGCTGCCAGCTGCCCTGCCCG AAGGGGCAATTTGGAGAAGGTTGTGCCAGTCACTGTGACTGTGACCACTCTGATGGCTGTGACCCGGTTCATGGACGCTGTCAGTGTGAGGCTGGCTGGACGG GCACCCGATGCCACCTGTCCTGCCCTGAGGGCTTATGGGGAGTCAACTGTAGCAACACCTGCACCTGCAAGAATGGGGGCACTTGCCTCCCTGAGAATGGCAACTGTGTGTGTGCACCCGGATTCCGAGGCCCCTCCTGCCAGAGAT CCTGTCAGCCTGGCCGCTACGGCAAACGCTGTGTGCCCTGCAAGTGCGGGAATCACTCTTCCTGCCACCCCTCGAACGGGACATGCTACTGCCTGGCTGGCTGGACAGGCCCTGACTGCTCCCAGC CATGCCCTCCAGGACACTGGGGAGAaaactgtgcccagccctgccaATGTCACCATGGTGGGACCTGCCATCCCCAGGATGGGAGCTGTATCTGccccccaggctggactggacCCCACTGCTTGCAAG GTTGCCCTCTGTGGACATTTGGTGCTAACTGCTCCCAGCCATGTCAGTGTGGTCCTGGGGAAAAGTGCCACCCGGAGACTGGGGCCTGTGTATGTCCCcccgggcacagtggtgcgccTTGCAGGATTG GAATCCAGGAGCCCTTTACTGTGATGCCTACCACTCCAGTGGCCTATAACTCGCTGGGTGCAGTGATTGGCATTGCAGTGCTGGGGTCCCTTGTGGTGGCCTTGGTGGCACTGTTCATTGGTTATCGGCATTGGCAAAAAGGCAAGGAGCACCACCACCTGGCAGTGGCCTACAGCAGCGGGCGGCTGGACGGCTCCGAGTATGTCATGCCAG ATGTCCCTCCAAGCTATAGTCACTACTACTCCAACCCCAGCTACCACACCCTGTCGCAGTGCTCCCTGAACCCCCCGCCCCCTAACAAG GTTCCCAGCCAGCTCTTTGCCAGCCTGCAGGCCCCTGAGTGGCCAGGTGGGGCCCACGGGCATGATAACCACGCCACCCTGCCTGCTGACTGGAAGCGCCGCCGGGAGCACCCTCCAGGGCCTCTGGACAGGG GAAGCAGCCGCCTGGACCGCAGCTACAGCTACAGCAATGGCCCAGGCCCATTCTATAATAAAG GGCTCATCTCTGAAGACGGGCTCGGGGCCAGCGTGGCTTCCCTGAGCAGTGAGAACCCCTATGCCACCATCCGGGACCTGCCCAGCCTGCCAGGGGGACCCCGGGAGAGCAGCTACATGGAAATGAAAGGTCCCCCTTCAGGATCTCCCCCCAGGCAGCCTCGTCAGCTCCAGCTCCGGGACAGCCAGAGGCGGCGGCAGCCCCCGCCACAGAGAGACAGTGGCACCTACGAGCAGCCCAGCCCCCTGATCCATG ACCGAGACTCTGTGGGCCCCCAGCCCCCTCTGCCTCCGGGCCTACCTCCCGGCCACTATGACTCACCCAAGAACAGCCACATCCCCGGACATTATGACCTGCCTCCAGTACGGCATCCCCCATCACCTCCACTTCGACGCCAGGACCGGTGA
- the PEAR1 gene encoding platelet endothelial aggregation receptor 1 isoform X3: protein MRAVVSVSHSVPRSVSMAVVWHPISANVYQAGGATTVLVPPNCLQPCTPGYYGPACQFRCQCHGAPCDPQNGACFCPAERTGPSCDVSCLQGTAGFFCPSTHPCQNGGVFQAPKGSCSCPPGWMGIICSLPCPEGFHGPNCSQKCRCHNGGLCDRFTGQCRCAPGYTGDRCREECPVGRFGQDCAETCDCGPDARCFPANGACLCEHGFTGDRCTERLCPDGFYGLSCQAPCTCDPEHSLSCHPMNGECSCLPGWAGLHCNESCPQDTHGPGCQEHCLCLHGGVCQAASGLCQCAPGYTGPHCASLCPPDSYGVNCSSRCSCENAIACSPIDGECVCKEGWQRGNCSVPCPSGTWGFGCNASCQCAHEGVCSPQTGACTCTPGWHGARCQLPCPKGQFGEGCASHCDCDHSDGCDPVHGRCQCEAGWTGTRCHLSCPEGLWGVNCSNTCTCKNGGTCLPENGNCVCAPGFRGPSCQRSCQPGRYGKRCVPCKCGNHSSCHPSNGTCYCLAGWTGPDCSQPCPPGHWGENCAQPCQCHHGGTCHPQDGSCICPPGWTGPHCLQGCPLWTFGANCSQPCQCGPGEKCHPETGACVCPPGHSGAPCRIGIQEPFTVMPTTPVAYNSLGAVIGIAVLGSLVVALVALFIGYRHWQKGKEHHHLAVAYSSGRLDGSEYVMPDVPPSYSHYYSNPSYHTLSQCSLNPPPPNKVPSQLFASLQAPEWPGGAHGHDNHATLPADWKRRREHPPGPLDRGSSRLDRSYSYSNGPGPFYNKGLISEDGLGASVASLSSENPYATIRDLPSLPGGPRESSYMEMKGPPSGSPPRQPRQLQLRDSQRRRQPPPQRDSGTYEQPSPLIHDRDSVGPQPPLPPGLPPGHYDSPKNSHIPGHYDLPPVRHPPSPPLRRQDR from the exons ATGAGAGCAGTGGTTTCTGTGTCC CACTCTGTGCCCAGGAGTGTGTCCATGGCCGTTGTGTGGCACCCAATCAGTGCCAATGTGTACCAGGCTGGCGGGGCGACGACTGTTCTAGTG CCCCCAAACTGCCTTCAGCCCTGTACCCCTGGGTACTATGGCCCTGCCTGCCAGTTCCGCTGCCAGTGCCATGGGGCACCCTGCGATCCCCAGAATGGAGCCTGCTTCTGCCCCGCAGAGAGAACTGGGCCCAG CTGTGATGTGTCCTGCCTCCAGGGCACTGCTGGCTTCTTCTGCCCCAGCACCCATCCTTGCCAAAATGGAGGTGTCTTCCAAGCCCCGAAGGGCTCCTGCAGCTGCCCCCCTGGCTGGATG GGCATCATCtgctccctgccctgcccagagGGCTTTCACGGACCCAACTGCTCCCAGAAATGTCGCTGTCACAACGGCGGCCTCTGCGACCGATTCACTGGGCAGTGCCGCTGCGCTCCGGGTTACACTGGGGATAG GTGCCGGGAGGAGTGCCCGGTGGGGCGCTTTGGGCAGGACTGTGCTGAGACGTGCGACTGCGGCCCGGACGCCCGCTGCTTCCCCGCCAACGGCGCGTGTCTGTGCGAACATGGCTTCACCGGGGACCGCTGCACCGAGCGCCTCTGCCCCGACGGCTTCTACGGTCTCAGCTGCCAGGCCCCCTGCACCTGCGACCCAGAGCACAGCCTCAG CTGCCACCCGATGAATGGGGAGTGCTCCTGCCTGCCGGGCTGGGCGGGCCTCCACTGCAATGAGAGCTGCCCGCAGGACACGCACGGGCCGGGGTGCCAGGAGCACTGTCTCTGTCTGCACGGCGGCGTCTGTCAGGCTGCCAGCGGCCTCTGCCAGTGCGCTCCGGGCTACACG GGCCCTCACTGTGCTAGTCTTTGTCCTCCGGACTCTTACGGTGTCAACTGTTCCTCACGCTGCTCCTGTGAAAATGCCATCGCTTGCTCACCCATCGACGGCGAGTGCGTCTGCAAGGAAG gtTGGCAGCGTGGTAACTGCTCTGTGCCCTGCCCATCTGGAACCTGGGGCTTTGGTTGCAATGCCAGCTGCCAGTGTGCCCATGAGGGAGTCTGCAGCCCCCAAACTGGAGCCTGTACCTGCACCCCTGGGTGGCATGGGGCCCGCTGCCAGCTGCCCTGCCCG AAGGGGCAATTTGGAGAAGGTTGTGCCAGTCACTGTGACTGTGACCACTCTGATGGCTGTGACCCGGTTCATGGACGCTGTCAGTGTGAGGCTGGCTGGACGG GCACCCGATGCCACCTGTCCTGCCCTGAGGGCTTATGGGGAGTCAACTGTAGCAACACCTGCACCTGCAAGAATGGGGGCACTTGCCTCCCTGAGAATGGCAACTGTGTGTGTGCACCCGGATTCCGAGGCCCCTCCTGCCAGAGAT CCTGTCAGCCTGGCCGCTACGGCAAACGCTGTGTGCCCTGCAAGTGCGGGAATCACTCTTCCTGCCACCCCTCGAACGGGACATGCTACTGCCTGGCTGGCTGGACAGGCCCTGACTGCTCCCAGC CATGCCCTCCAGGACACTGGGGAGAaaactgtgcccagccctgccaATGTCACCATGGTGGGACCTGCCATCCCCAGGATGGGAGCTGTATCTGccccccaggctggactggacCCCACTGCTTGCAAG GTTGCCCTCTGTGGACATTTGGTGCTAACTGCTCCCAGCCATGTCAGTGTGGTCCTGGGGAAAAGTGCCACCCGGAGACTGGGGCCTGTGTATGTCCCcccgggcacagtggtgcgccTTGCAGGATTG GAATCCAGGAGCCCTTTACTGTGATGCCTACCACTCCAGTGGCCTATAACTCGCTGGGTGCAGTGATTGGCATTGCAGTGCTGGGGTCCCTTGTGGTGGCCTTGGTGGCACTGTTCATTGGTTATCGGCATTGGCAAAAAGGCAAGGAGCACCACCACCTGGCAGTGGCCTACAGCAGCGGGCGGCTGGACGGCTCCGAGTATGTCATGCCAG ATGTCCCTCCAAGCTATAGTCACTACTACTCCAACCCCAGCTACCACACCCTGTCGCAGTGCTCCCTGAACCCCCCGCCCCCTAACAAG GTTCCCAGCCAGCTCTTTGCCAGCCTGCAGGCCCCTGAGTGGCCAGGTGGGGCCCACGGGCATGATAACCACGCCACCCTGCCTGCTGACTGGAAGCGCCGCCGGGAGCACCCTCCAGGGCCTCTGGACAGGG GAAGCAGCCGCCTGGACCGCAGCTACAGCTACAGCAATGGCCCAGGCCCATTCTATAATAAAG GGCTCATCTCTGAAGACGGGCTCGGGGCCAGCGTGGCTTCCCTGAGCAGTGAGAACCCCTATGCCACCATCCGGGACCTGCCCAGCCTGCCAGGGGGACCCCGGGAGAGCAGCTACATGGAAATGAAAGGTCCCCCTTCAGGATCTCCCCCCAGGCAGCCTCGTCAGCTCCAGCTCCGGGACAGCCAGAGGCGGCGGCAGCCCCCGCCACAGAGAGACAGTGGCACCTACGAGCAGCCCAGCCCCCTGATCCATG ACCGAGACTCTGTGGGCCCCCAGCCCCCTCTGCCTCCGGGCCTACCTCCCGGCCACTATGACTCACCCAAGAACAGCCACATCCCCGGACATTATGACCTGCCTCCAGTACGGCATCCCCCATCACCTCCACTTCGACGCCAGGACCGGTGA